From Pempheris klunzingeri isolate RE-2024b chromosome 16, fPemKlu1.hap1, whole genome shotgun sequence, a single genomic window includes:
- the ciarta gene encoding circadian associated repressor of transcription a has protein sequence MNSLGSSSKWPSYDSIPSTSSFLLSENEQTEDEADVFSEGEGDSGIRKSISADEGIALSRNYLDFPARSDQQHLRSRRDRPEHRPDETKRPVSACSPEAATLGSSSATPGDLAFAQKCADLQMFTHPLLQLLHGLKTGRFDKGLTSFQQSVAIDRLQRILGILQKPDMGEKYLQNLLQIEMMLKSWFPQVAFQSTDTQRQTTAPRPHWHQNQLHMPVKKRKLSWSDPDQSGQVPVNHKYHQHGQRGICQAATSLDTASTCLPGSTKKRKTPVQETVGAALDSCTTGREFTDSAGTLRGSSYLCSKGGNRKQLEVSLLSACGSPAAQECVVSSTDSITTTDSP, from the exons ATGAATTCACTGGGCAGTTCTTCCAAATGGCCATCTTATGACTCAATACCGTCCACTTCGAGCTTCCTCCTCAGTGAGAATGAACAGACTGAGGATGAAGCGGACGTCTTCTCAGAGGGAGAAGGGGACAGCGGAATAAGAAAGTCCATCTCAGCTGATGAAGGAATCGCCCTATCTCGAAATTACCTTGATTTCCCAGCTCGCTCAGATCAGCAGCACTTGAGGTCTAGGAGAGACCGTCCTGAACATCGCCCTGATGAGACGAAGCGTCCCGTCTCAGCCTGTTCTCCTGAAGCTGCCACTTTAGGCTCGTCCTCGGCAACACCAGGGGACCTGGCCTTCGCTCAGAAG TGTGCAGATTTGCAAATGTTTACCCATCCTTTGCTTCAGCTTCTACATGGACTAAAGACCGGGCGATTTGACAAAG GTTTAACCAGTTTCCAGCAGAGCGTTGCCATCGACAGATTGCAAAGGATTCTCGGGATACTGCAGAAGCCTGACATGGG TGAGAAATACCTCCAAAATCTGCTGCAGATAGAGATGATGCTAAAAAGTTGGTTCCCTCAGGTGGCATTTcagtccacagacacacaaagacagaccaCCGCTCCCAGACCACACTGGCACCAAAATCAGCTCCACATGCCAGTTAAG AAGAGAAAACTGAGCTGGTCAGACCCTGACCAGTCTGGCCAAGTCCCAGTCAACCATAAGTACCATCAACACGGACAACGTGGGATCTGCCAGGCCGCCACTTCACTTGACACCGCTTCCACATGTCTACCTGGATCAACTAAAAAACGGAAAACTCCAGTGCAGGAAACAGTTGGAGCAGCTTTGGACAGCTGTACCACCGGACGTGAGTTTACAGACAGTGCTGGCACTTTAAGAGGGTCGTCATATTTATGTAGCAAGGGAGGAAATCGGAAGCAGCTTGAGGTTTCTCTGCTCTCGGCTTGCGGCAGCCCAGCTGCACAGGAGTGTGTAGTGTCCTCAACTGACTCCATTACTACAACTGACTCACCTTAG
- the mrps21 gene encoding small ribosomal subunit protein bS21m — protein MARHLRFIARTVMVRDGDVDAAYGTLNRLLTQEGIIEAVKRKRYFEKPCRERQRKNFENCKRIYHMEMARKIGFISRTNRQDPWCGC, from the exons ATGGCGAGGCACCTCCGTTTCATTGCGCGGACAGTGATGGTTCGAGATGGCGACGTTGATGCGGCGTACGGGACTTTGAACAG GCTCCTGACTCAGGAGGGGATTATTGAAGCAGTGAAGCGCAAGCGCTACTTCGAGAAGCCCTGCCGGGAGCGACAGCGGAAGAACTTTGAGAACTGCAAGCGGATTTACCACATGGAAATGGCCAGAAAAATTGGCTTCATCTCCAGGACAAATAGACAGGACCCCTGGTGCGGCTGTTAG
- the crabp2b gene encoding cellular retinoic acid-binding protein 2b — MEKNFTDFSGKWTMKSSENFEELLRALGVNVFLRKIAVAAASSPAVEITQQGESLSIKTSTSVRTTHVSFTVGQSFNETTVDGRPCTSFPKWETDSKISCEQTLQKGDGPKTAWTRELTNDGELILTMTAGDVVCTRFYQRE, encoded by the exons atggagaaaaattTTACAGATTTCTCAGGCAAATGGACAATGAAGTCTTCGGAAAATTTTGAGGAACTGTTGAGAGCGCTGG gtgtgaatgtgttccTGAGGAAGATTGCAGTGGCAGCGGCCTCCAGCCCGGCAGTAGAAATCACCCAGCAGGGAGAGAGTCTGTCCATCAAGACATCAACCAGCGTCCGCACCACCCATGTGTCCTTCACTGTGGGTCAGTCCTTCAATGAGACCACGGTGGACGGACGTCCCTGCACG AGTTTTCCTAAGTGGGAAACAGACAGCAAAATCAGCTGTGAACAGACTTTACAGAAAGGCGATGGGCCCAAGACAGCATGGACCCGAGAGCTGACCAACGATGGGGAACTGATACTG acAATGACTGCTGGGGATGTTGTGTGCACCAGATTCTATCAGAGGGAATGA
- the scamp3 gene encoding secretory carrier-associated membrane protein 3 produces MSKYTSFPEPMDDHNPFQDPAVTQHSSNTGYATLDLYNPFDNTNGPPPPYEATSPSAPSVPAQTPPSRTTPTEPRNYGSYNSQTAVNATTAELLRKQEELEKKAKELERRERELESHSLGPGASRQNNWPPLPSFCPVGPCFYQDINVEITQRFQRTVTTMYYFWMFCTCTLLFNLISSLAMFCVDASGGVGLGLAILWAILFAPCSFVCWYRPVYKAFRSDSSFNFFVFFFVFFAQVVVYVIMTIGIPGWGFSGWIVSLAALKTSVPVGAIMMINAILFTAQTAMGVVMLKKVHSLYRQTDASFQKAQAEFATGVMSNQAVRQAAATAATSAAQGAFTAPR; encoded by the exons ATGTCAAAATACACTAGCTTTCCTGAGCCAATGGACGACCACAACCCTTTCCAG GATCCTGCAGTGActcaacacagcagcaacacaggaTATGCCACACTGGACCTTTACAATCCATTTGATAATACAAATGGG CCTCCACCACCATATGAAgccacctctccctctgctccgtCTGTGCCTGCACAGACCCCACCCAGCAGGACAACACCCACTGAGCCTCGCAACTATGGCTCCTATAACTCCCAG ACTGCGGTGAATGCCACCACAGCAGAGCTCCtgaggaagcaggaggagctggagaagaaagccaaggagctggagaggagagagagggagctggagTCACACAGCCTGGGACCTGGAGCCT CCCGTCAGAATAACTGGCCCCCACTGCCCTCGTTCTGCCCCGTGGGCCCCTGCTTCTACCAGGACATTAACGTGGAGATCACTCAACGCTTCCAGCGCACCGTCACCACCATGTACTACTTCTGGATGT TCTGCACCTGCACGCTGCTCTTCAACCTGATCTCCTCCCTGGCCATGTTCTGCGTTGACGCCTCTGGTGGCGTCGGCCTGGGCCTCGCCATCCTTTGGGCCATCCTCTTCGCCCCCTGCTCCTTCGTCTGTTGGTACCGGCCAGTGTACAAAGCCTTCCG GAGTGACAGCTCCTTCAacttcttcgtcttcttcttcgtTTTCTTCGCCCAAGTGGTCGTCTACGTCATCATGACTATCGGTATCCCTGGATGGGGTTTCAG TGGGTGGATCGTGAGCCTGGCTGCCCTGAAGACCAGTGTCCCTGTAGGGGCGATCATGATGATAAATGCCATCCTCTTCACTGCCCAAACCGCCATGGGGGTCGTCATGCTGAAGAAG GTCCACAGTCTGTACAGGCAGACTGATGCCAGCTTTCAGAAGGCCCAGGCTGAATTCGCCACCGGAGTCATGTCCAATCAGGCTGTGCGCCAGGCCGCTGCCACCGCCGCCACCAGCGCCGCCCAGGGGGCCTTCACCGCACCTCGATAG